In Halorubrum sp. PV6, a single window of DNA contains:
- a CDS encoding glycoside hydrolase family 15 protein gives MQLRDALDDYKRNTGHATRFPGERRTVTGRFSGGEGRLVHVDADGELRDFGYPLTGQTGLVRSRIGLAVGNDVTWLDEAATEQRYVDDTTLIETVHDTDWGTVTRYDATIGDAHLTRASIDADDGHSNVDPEELSLVVYARFAPDGRDDRVGQLRYDDAIEVYHADEHDFLASATGFTDLRGQLPATFPELLDDAPTDLPRDRDGDRYEEERLSGEVIVDAPFEDGVATVGSLLTDRAETSRDDARDLLAALFEDLDTPDALAAAAGDTIPSPPESVPSRESVVADLRVLSLLSAESGLRIAGPDFDPFYATSGGYGYTWFRDDAEISTFALGADDRLGLGLDDWHARSAEMYVATQRPDGSWPHRVWPRNGALAPGWANARIEDGPDVDYQADQTGSVIAFLAQAREAGVEVEGLDRTLVAALAGLDETLAADGRPVVCQNAWEDSAGRFAHTTATFLEAYSELALHGDGLTADALDDGAVDTDALPADLPAHARDQATRVYDALDDLWVPERGCYALRETPEGEIDDRLDSSTLALASAHRSFDALGGDAGTVDDDRLDRLVSHVETVVDGLAHESDEIEGLIRYEGDGWRRAGQYSEKVWTVSTAWGANACAELAVLLADRDDPRATAMAERARDLLGHVSPGGSLCEPTTYLPEQFFDDGTPDSATPLGWPHAIRLATVALLDDELPKTAGRVAADD, from the coding sequence ATGCAACTCCGCGACGCGCTCGACGACTACAAGCGCAACACCGGGCACGCCACCCGGTTCCCCGGCGAACGCCGGACCGTCACGGGACGGTTTTCGGGCGGTGAGGGGCGACTCGTTCACGTCGACGCCGACGGCGAACTGCGCGACTTCGGCTACCCGCTGACCGGGCAGACGGGGCTGGTCCGCTCTCGGATCGGGCTCGCGGTCGGCAACGACGTCACGTGGCTCGACGAGGCGGCGACCGAGCAGCGCTACGTCGACGACACGACGCTGATAGAGACCGTCCACGACACCGACTGGGGGACCGTGACGCGGTACGACGCGACCATCGGCGACGCGCACCTCACGCGCGCGAGCATCGACGCGGACGACGGGCACTCGAACGTCGACCCCGAGGAGCTCTCGCTCGTCGTCTACGCCCGGTTCGCGCCGGACGGACGCGACGACCGAGTCGGCCAACTCCGATACGACGACGCCATCGAGGTGTACCACGCCGACGAGCACGACTTCCTCGCGAGCGCCACCGGCTTCACCGACTTGCGCGGCCAGCTCCCGGCGACGTTCCCCGAACTGCTCGACGACGCGCCCACCGACCTCCCGCGGGACCGCGACGGCGACCGCTACGAGGAAGAGCGGCTCTCCGGCGAGGTCATCGTCGACGCGCCCTTCGAAGACGGCGTCGCGACCGTCGGCAGCCTGCTGACCGACCGCGCGGAGACGAGCCGCGACGACGCCCGCGACCTGCTCGCGGCGCTGTTCGAGGACCTCGACACCCCCGACGCGCTCGCCGCGGCCGCGGGCGACACGATCCCGTCGCCCCCCGAGTCGGTCCCGTCGCGGGAGTCGGTCGTCGCCGACCTCCGCGTGCTCTCGCTGCTCTCGGCGGAGTCGGGCCTCCGGATCGCCGGCCCCGACTTCGACCCCTTCTACGCGACCTCCGGCGGCTACGGCTACACGTGGTTCCGCGACGACGCCGAGATATCGACGTTCGCGCTCGGCGCCGACGACCGGCTGGGACTCGGGCTCGACGACTGGCACGCGCGCTCGGCCGAGATGTACGTCGCCACCCAGCGCCCCGACGGCTCGTGGCCCCACCGCGTGTGGCCGCGGAACGGGGCGCTCGCTCCCGGCTGGGCCAACGCGCGCATCGAGGACGGCCCCGACGTGGACTACCAGGCCGACCAGACCGGCAGCGTCATCGCGTTCCTCGCGCAGGCCCGCGAGGCGGGCGTCGAGGTAGAAGGGCTCGACCGGACGCTCGTCGCGGCGCTCGCCGGGCTCGACGAGACCCTCGCGGCCGACGGGCGCCCCGTCGTCTGTCAGAACGCGTGGGAGGACAGCGCCGGCCGCTTCGCGCACACGACCGCGACGTTCCTCGAAGCGTACAGCGAACTCGCGCTCCACGGCGACGGGCTGACGGCCGACGCCCTCGACGACGGCGCGGTCGACACCGACGCGCTCCCGGCGGACCTCCCGGCGCACGCCCGCGACCAGGCGACGCGCGTGTACGACGCCCTCGACGACCTGTGGGTGCCGGAGCGGGGCTGTTACGCGCTCCGCGAGACGCCCGAGGGGGAGATCGACGACCGGCTCGACTCCTCGACGCTGGCGCTGGCGAGCGCGCATCGGTCGTTCGACGCGCTCGGCGGCGACGCCGGCACGGTCGACGACGACCGGCTCGACCGACTGGTGTCACACGTCGAGACGGTCGTGGACGGGCTCGCACACGAGAGCGACGAGATCGAGGGCCTGATCCGGTACGAGGGCGACGGCTGGCGCCGGGCCGGCCAGTACTCCGAGAAGGTGTGGACCGTCTCGACGGCGTGGGGCGCGAACGCCTGCGCCGAACTCGCGGTGCTGCTCGCCGACCGCGACGACCCGCGGGCGACGGCGATGGCCGAGCGCGCCCGCGACCTGCTCGGACACGTCTCGCCGGGCGGATCGCTCTGTGAGCCGACGACGTACCTCCCCGAGCAGTTCTTCGACGACGGGACGCCGGACAGCGCGACCCCGCTCGGGTGGCCCCACGCGATCCGACTGGCGACCGTGGCGCTGCTCGACGACGAACTCCCGAAGACCGCGGGCCGGGTCGCGGCCGACGACTGA
- the hisF gene encoding imidazole glycerol phosphate synthase subunit HisF, with amino-acid sequence MGLTKRIIPCIDVDLDDDGDAAVYTGVNFENLEYTGDPVELAKKYNAAGADEFVFLDITASAEGRETMLDVVNAVADECFIPLTVGGGIRTKADIKETLRAGADKVSITTGALERPELIEEGAAAFGSQCIVISVDARRRHDDEGEHFYEDDDGETVWFECTKKGGREGTGIDAVSWAKEAEERGAGELFVNSIDMDGTKDGYDIPLMTAVCDAVSTPVIASSGCGSPEDMREVFTEANADAGLAASIFHFGDYSIEETKEYLDEHGVPVRL; translated from the coding sequence ATGGGACTCACGAAGCGGATCATCCCCTGTATCGACGTCGACCTCGACGACGACGGGGACGCGGCGGTGTACACGGGCGTGAACTTCGAGAATTTGGAGTACACCGGCGACCCGGTCGAGTTGGCGAAAAAGTACAACGCCGCGGGCGCCGACGAGTTCGTCTTCCTCGACATCACCGCGAGCGCCGAGGGCCGCGAGACGATGCTCGACGTGGTAAACGCGGTCGCCGACGAGTGTTTCATCCCGCTGACGGTCGGCGGCGGCATCCGGACGAAAGCCGACATCAAGGAGACGCTTCGCGCCGGCGCGGACAAGGTCTCGATCACGACCGGCGCCTTAGAGCGCCCCGAGCTCATCGAGGAGGGCGCCGCGGCGTTCGGCAGCCAGTGTATCGTCATCTCCGTCGACGCGCGGCGTCGACACGACGACGAGGGCGAGCACTTCTACGAGGACGACGACGGCGAGACGGTGTGGTTCGAGTGTACGAAGAAGGGCGGCCGCGAGGGGACCGGCATCGACGCGGTCTCGTGGGCGAAGGAGGCCGAGGAGCGCGGCGCGGGCGAACTGTTCGTCAACTCCATCGACATGGACGGGACGAAGGACGGCTACGACATCCCGCTGATGACGGCCGTCTGCGACGCCGTCTCGACGCCCGTCATCGCCTCGTCCGGCTGCGGCAGCCCGGAGGACATGCGCGAGGTGTTCACCGAGGCGAACGCCGACGCCGGGCTCGCGGCCTCCATCTTCCACTTCGGCGACTACTCCATCGAGGAGACGAAAGAGTACCTCGACGAGCACGGCGTCCCCGTCAGGCTGTAA
- a CDS encoding glycosyltransferase, with translation MDLSVVVPTLNGRDRLAGCLDALAAHAPEAEVIVANGPSADGTTGMVRDRDDVDVLVEISDRTVNVARNAGIEVASGDAVALVDYDNRITAEWLDAVRAGLAEADAVTGPVTPIESPEAARDDGAPATEKAPAADGTPTSTERARDGEGRDAPERRTIAGTDVTYFEGGNVAFRRETLRDLDGFDEYLHTGGARDAAHRLAQMDHGVAWRDGMAADKALVAAKAADGGRTASEWGWKYRALAYRLLKNYGVRPTVVARAGSHAATDAVGAAGDVVRGDSTPSRWVATGRDVLFGLVGGSSDGLVARSRDRTPARNPNGISKRADRAVAKYDRRTGEE, from the coding sequence ATGGACCTCTCGGTCGTCGTTCCCACCCTCAACGGGCGGGACCGGTTAGCCGGCTGCCTCGACGCGTTGGCAGCGCACGCACCGGAGGCGGAGGTGATCGTGGCCAACGGCCCTTCCGCTGACGGCACCACCGGGATGGTGCGGGACCGCGACGACGTGGACGTGTTGGTCGAGATATCGGATCGCACGGTCAACGTCGCCCGCAACGCCGGCATCGAGGTCGCCAGCGGCGACGCGGTCGCGCTCGTCGACTACGACAACCGGATCACCGCCGAGTGGCTCGACGCCGTGCGGGCCGGCCTCGCCGAGGCGGACGCCGTGACGGGCCCGGTGACGCCGATCGAGTCGCCGGAGGCGGCCCGTGACGACGGCGCGCCCGCCACCGAAAAGGCGCCCGCCGCCGATGGCACGCCCACAAGCACCGAGCGGGCGCGCGACGGCGAAGGGCGAGACGCCCCCGAGCGCCGGACGATAGCCGGCACCGACGTGACCTACTTCGAGGGCGGAAACGTCGCGTTCCGTCGCGAGACGCTCCGGGACCTCGACGGCTTCGACGAGTACCTCCACACCGGCGGGGCGCGCGACGCGGCCCACCGTCTGGCACAGATGGACCACGGCGTCGCGTGGCGCGACGGGATGGCGGCCGACAAGGCGCTCGTCGCCGCGAAGGCCGCCGACGGCGGGCGGACGGCGAGCGAGTGGGGATGGAAGTACCGGGCGCTCGCGTACCGCCTTTTAAAGAACTACGGGGTTCGCCCGACCGTCGTCGCGCGCGCGGGGAGCCACGCGGCGACGGACGCGGTGGGCGCCGCCGGCGACGTGGTCCGCGGCGACTCGACCCCCTCGCGATGGGTCGCCACCGGCCGGGACGTGCTGTTCGGCCTCGTCGGCGGGAGCTCTGACGGGCTCGTGGCGCGGAGCCGCGACCGAACGCCGGCGCGGAACCCGAACGGCATCTCGAAGCGCGCCGACCGGGCCGTCGCGAAGTACGACCGGCGGACGGGCGAGGAGTGA
- a CDS encoding helix-turn-helix domain-containing protein, with protein MSTSPAETADQDRLSESEYRDRLRELPPSAKLVAKVLEGDAPLSQGGLADESLLPDRTVRYALNRLEEEGLVDSRYSFKDARKQVYYLTV; from the coding sequence ATGAGTACCAGTCCCGCGGAAACTGCTGACCAAGACCGTCTCTCAGAGTCCGAGTACCGCGACCGCTTACGCGAACTCCCCCCGAGCGCCAAACTCGTGGCGAAGGTGCTCGAAGGCGACGCCCCGCTCTCGCAGGGCGGCCTCGCCGACGAGTCGCTGCTTCCCGACCGCACCGTCCGCTACGCGCTCAACCGCCTCGAAGAGGAGGGTCTCGTCGACTCCCGCTACAGTTTCAAGGACGCGCGCAAGCAGGTGTACTACCTGACCGTCTGA
- a CDS encoding class I SAM-dependent methyltransferase, which yields MKGQDWYQADEVAEEYEDVRFSGGGELIDQREKEAVLSALGPIEEGHRVLEVACGTGRFTTMLADRGADIVGIDISREMLEQGRQKTANAGLSGTVEFVRGDASRLPFPDDHFDSVVAMRFFHLMEDPIPFLSELCRVSANQVFFDTFNSRSLRTLYTWLLPMGSRLYAEEQVVDMLCAADMTLAGENHDFVLPYGFYRELPGPVAKPFRLVDSCIGNTIPGDYVASVSYWDARVPASDET from the coding sequence GTGAAGGGACAGGACTGGTACCAGGCCGACGAGGTCGCGGAGGAGTACGAGGACGTACGGTTCTCCGGCGGCGGTGAGCTCATCGACCAGCGCGAGAAGGAGGCGGTCCTCTCCGCGCTCGGACCGATAGAGGAGGGCCACCGCGTGCTGGAGGTCGCCTGCGGGACCGGCCGGTTCACGACGATGCTCGCGGACCGAGGCGCCGACATCGTCGGCATCGACATCTCCCGCGAGATGCTCGAACAGGGCCGGCAGAAGACGGCGAACGCAGGGCTCTCGGGCACCGTGGAGTTCGTTCGCGGCGACGCTTCTCGGCTCCCGTTCCCGGACGATCACTTCGACTCGGTGGTCGCGATGCGGTTTTTCCACCTGATGGAGGATCCGATCCCGTTCCTCTCCGAACTCTGTCGCGTCAGCGCGAATCAGGTGTTTTTCGACACGTTCAACAGCCGCAGCCTGCGGACGCTGTACACGTGGCTGCTCCCGATGGGGTCCCGGCTCTACGCCGAAGAGCAGGTCGTCGACATGCTCTGCGCGGCCGACATGACGCTCGCCGGCGAGAACCACGACTTCGTGCTGCCGTACGGCTTCTACCGCGAACTCCCCGGCCCGGTCGCGAAGCCGTTCCGGCTGGTCGACAGCTGCATCGGCAACACGATCCCCGGCGACTACGTGGCGTCCGTCTCCTACTGGGACGCGCGCGTCCCCGCGAGCGACGAGACGTAG
- a CDS encoding bacteriorhodopsin, with protein sequence MDPTVLQAGFDLLNDGRPETLWLGIGTLLMLIGTFYFIAKGWGVTDKEAREYYAITILVPGIASAAYLSMFFGIGLSEVEVVGRGTLDIYYARYADWLFTTPLLLLDLALLAKVDRVTTGTLIGVDALMIVTGLIGALSQTMLARYTWWLFSTIAFIFVLYYLLTSLRSAAKQRSKEVQTTFNTLTVLVAVLWTAYPILWIIGTEGAGVVGLGVETLGFMVLDVTAKVGFGFILLRSRAILGDTDAPEPSAAEPSAAD encoded by the coding sequence ATGGATCCGACAGTACTACAGGCTGGGTTCGACCTCCTCAACGACGGTCGACCCGAAACGTTGTGGCTAGGCATCGGGACGCTACTTATGCTCATCGGGACCTTCTACTTCATCGCCAAAGGGTGGGGCGTCACCGACAAAGAGGCCCGTGAGTATTACGCGATCACAATCCTCGTGCCGGGCATCGCGTCGGCCGCGTACCTGTCGATGTTCTTCGGTATCGGGCTCTCAGAGGTCGAAGTCGTCGGCCGCGGAACGCTCGATATCTACTACGCACGATACGCTGACTGGCTGTTCACCACGCCGCTGCTCCTGCTCGACCTCGCGCTCCTCGCGAAGGTCGACCGGGTCACCACCGGCACGCTCATCGGCGTCGACGCGCTGATGATCGTCACCGGCCTCATCGGTGCCCTGTCGCAGACGATGCTGGCGCGGTACACCTGGTGGCTGTTCAGCACCATCGCGTTCATCTTCGTGCTGTACTACCTCCTCACGAGCCTCCGCAGCGCGGCGAAACAACGCTCCAAAGAGGTGCAGACCACGTTCAACACGCTCACCGTGTTGGTCGCGGTCCTCTGGACGGCGTACCCCATCCTGTGGATCATCGGGACTGAGGGCGCGGGCGTCGTCGGCCTCGGCGTCGAGACGCTCGGCTTCATGGTCCTCGACGTGACTGCGAAGGTCGGATTCGGCTTCATCCTCCTCCGCAGCCGTGCCATCCTCGGCGACACCGACGCGCCGGAACCGTCTGCCGCCGAGCCGTCGGCCGCCGACTAA
- a CDS encoding AAA family ATPase, protein MSVRLPVVDGHASTGDRRVGLTPSVLTELGVEPGGTVAVRGGRTTAAVVSRVDADAGGACLSEPLRRNAAADIGETVTVEPVDAPPAATVTLRLDETMELTRAAAALKRRLDGTAVSAGDEVGATLLGGALSLTFVVEDVLPSSPGVVGAETDIDIVTERTDDVVSEPTGDGDDPVPAATFRELREAASTRLDGREAFAAAGRPTTLGLLLRGPRGAGKTTLVESVAAAVDASLVTVSAAQLRGESPGDRERRLNRVVGAAEDADRAVVLLDDLEVLGEDGSGALGDRFRKTLDDLRATDGTVVVGVTTDAERVPEALRRGGRFDREVDLAPLSVEDRQTALERATRNVPLAMDVDFAETATRINGFVLADIGVLVDAALERAVRREGRLAVRQADLDRSMESIDPGGLRDVAVEFPSVSWDGVGGLAAAKREIVRAVYWPLEYADRFERAGIDPPSGVLLYGPPGTGKTLLARAAASLSDANFISVNGPELLNRYVGASEQAVRDLFATARENAPAVVFFDEVDAISPKRRGDDTGAGERVVSQLLTELDGLEPLTNVVVVAATNRPDSIDSALLRPGRIEKAVETPLPDEAARREILAIHTRNTPTAAGVNLGALAARTEGYSGGDIAALVREAAMLAIEETIVDGSAAASDDIAVSADHFERALAETTPSVAAREEARPPRE, encoded by the coding sequence ATGAGCGTCCGGCTCCCCGTCGTCGACGGCCACGCGTCGACCGGGGACCGCCGCGTCGGTCTCACCCCGTCGGTGCTGACGGAGCTCGGCGTCGAGCCCGGCGGGACCGTCGCCGTTCGCGGCGGTCGAACGACGGCCGCGGTCGTCTCGCGGGTCGACGCCGACGCCGGCGGCGCCTGTCTCTCCGAACCGCTACGCCGGAACGCGGCCGCCGACATCGGCGAGACGGTCACGGTCGAGCCGGTCGACGCCCCGCCGGCGGCGACGGTCACGCTCCGCCTCGACGAGACGATGGAGCTCACTCGCGCGGCGGCGGCCCTCAAGCGGCGCCTCGACGGGACGGCCGTCTCCGCCGGCGACGAGGTGGGCGCCACGCTGCTCGGCGGCGCGCTGTCGCTGACGTTCGTCGTCGAGGACGTGCTGCCGTCGTCGCCGGGAGTCGTCGGCGCGGAGACCGACATCGACATCGTGACCGAGAGGACGGACGATGTCGTGAGCGAGCCGACCGGAGACGGGGACGACCCCGTGCCGGCGGCGACGTTCCGGGAGTTGCGCGAGGCGGCATCGACGCGGCTCGACGGCCGGGAGGCGTTCGCCGCGGCCGGGCGACCGACGACGCTCGGCCTGCTCCTCCGCGGGCCGCGCGGCGCGGGGAAGACGACGCTCGTCGAGTCGGTCGCGGCCGCGGTCGACGCGAGCCTGGTGACGGTCTCCGCCGCACAGCTGCGCGGCGAGAGTCCTGGTGACCGCGAGCGACGGCTCAACCGGGTCGTCGGGGCGGCCGAGGACGCCGACCGAGCGGTGGTCCTGCTCGACGACCTCGAAGTGCTCGGCGAGGACGGCAGCGGGGCGCTCGGCGACCGCTTCAGGAAGACTCTGGACGATCTGCGGGCCACGGACGGGACGGTCGTGGTCGGCGTGACGACCGACGCCGAGCGCGTCCCCGAGGCGCTCCGGCGGGGCGGGCGGTTCGACCGCGAGGTCGACCTCGCGCCGCTGAGCGTCGAGGACCGCCAGACGGCGCTCGAACGCGCGACGCGGAACGTCCCCCTCGCGATGGACGTCGACTTCGCGGAGACCGCGACCCGCATCAACGGGTTCGTGCTCGCCGACATCGGGGTCCTCGTCGACGCCGCCTTGGAGCGCGCCGTCCGGCGCGAGGGGCGGCTGGCGGTTCGGCAGGCCGACCTCGACCGGTCGATGGAGTCGATCGACCCCGGCGGCCTGCGAGACGTCGCCGTCGAGTTCCCGTCGGTGTCGTGGGACGGGGTCGGCGGGTTGGCGGCCGCGAAACGCGAGATCGTTCGGGCGGTGTACTGGCCCCTGGAGTACGCCGACCGCTTCGAGCGCGCCGGCATCGACCCGCCCTCCGGCGTGCTTTTGTACGGGCCTCCCGGCACCGGGAAGACGCTGCTCGCGCGGGCGGCCGCCAGCCTCAGCGACGCCAACTTCATCTCAGTGAACGGCCCGGAGCTGCTGAACCGTTACGTCGGAGCGAGCGAGCAGGCGGTCCGGGACCTGTTCGCGACGGCCAGGGAGAACGCGCCGGCGGTCGTCTTCTTCGACGAGGTCGACGCCATCTCGCCGAAGCGACGCGGCGACGATACCGGCGCCGGCGAGCGCGTGGTCTCGCAGTTGCTGACGGAACTCGACGGGCTCGAACCGCTGACGAACGTGGTCGTCGTCGCCGCGACGAACCGGCCGGACTCCATCGACAGCGCCCTGTTGCGGCCAGGCCGGATCGAGAAGGCCGTCGAAACCCCGCTGCCCGACGAGGCGGCGCGTCGGGAGATCCTCGCGATCCACACCCGGAACACCCCGACGGCCGCCGGGGTCAACCTCGGCGCGCTGGCCGCGCGGACCGAGGGGTACAGCGGCGGCGACATCGCCGCCTTGGTCCGGGAGGCCGCGATGCTCGCGATAGAGGAGACGATAGTCGACGGGAGCGCGGCCGCGAGCGACGACATCGCCGTGAGCGCCGATCACTTCGAACGCGCCCTCGCCGAGACCACGCCGTCGGTGGCCGCGCGCGAGGAGGCGAGGCCGCCGCGGGAGTGA
- a CDS encoding TRAM domain-containing protein, translating to MEISEKLLCLFSADVREEDDEYVVTVPRREIETGSVEPGETYRVALIERGEPDGEGTEAAVDTSASRADDGPQPPVEPGEMRYVEIEDLGKQGDGIARVERGYVIIVPDTEVGERVKIEVTEVKSNFAVGEVVEESA from the coding sequence ATGGAGATCTCAGAGAAGCTCCTTTGTCTGTTCAGCGCCGACGTTCGTGAGGAAGACGACGAGTACGTCGTGACGGTCCCGCGACGCGAGATCGAGACCGGATCGGTGGAGCCGGGCGAAACGTACCGGGTCGCGCTGATCGAACGCGGCGAGCCCGACGGCGAGGGAACGGAGGCCGCCGTCGACACCTCGGCGTCCCGCGCCGACGACGGCCCGCAGCCGCCCGTCGAACCCGGCGAGATGCGCTACGTCGAGATCGAAGACCTCGGGAAACAGGGCGACGGGATCGCCCGCGTCGAGCGGGGGTACGTGATCATCGTCCCCGACACCGAGGTCGGCGAGCGCGTGAAGATCGAAGTGACGGAGGTCAAGTCCAACTTCGCGGTCGGCGAGGTCGTCGAGGAGTCGGCGTAA